One genomic segment of Erythrobacter sp. THAF29 includes these proteins:
- a CDS encoding (deoxy)nucleoside triphosphate pyrophosphohydrolase yields MMKQWIPVVAGALRAPDGRWLMHRRPAEKHHGGLWEFPGGKVEDAEIPVESLVRELREELGITIVTEACIPVAFAEEAASGGRIPIVILLYRIANWVGDPTALEGGAIGWFTPREMAGLDKPPLDIALAERLFADQ; encoded by the coding sequence ATGATGAAACAATGGATACCGGTTGTTGCAGGAGCGCTGCGCGCCCCCGACGGTCGCTGGTTGATGCACAGGAGACCTGCAGAAAAGCACCATGGCGGTCTATGGGAATTTCCCGGTGGCAAGGTAGAAGATGCTGAAATTCCTGTTGAATCTTTGGTTCGTGAGCTGCGGGAGGAACTCGGGATTACGATTGTAACGGAGGCGTGCATCCCGGTCGCGTTCGCCGAAGAAGCCGCGTCAGGGGGGCGAATCCCGATTGTCATTCTGCTTTACAGAATCGCGAATTGGGTAGGTGATCCCACCGCACTTGAAGGAGGGGCGATCGGCTGGTTTACGCCTCGCGAGATGGCCGGTTTGGACAAACCGCCGCTTGATATCGCTCTTGCCGAGCGCTTGTTTGCGGACCAGTGA
- a CDS encoding metallopeptidase family protein, with product MSFQTNEPPGSAFRILAPNPITHHMDAMSCTEPSPAEFEEAARHVVSSLPSEFREQLAHVALKVDEFASAEQLASVDIANRWELSGLYEGVPLTERSSWASGDMPPVISLFRQPLLLEMRETGVGFEELVRHVVIHEAGHHFGFSDDEMHALEDSVGDCP from the coding sequence ATGTCTTTCCAAACCAACGAGCCGCCCGGGTCGGCGTTCCGAATTCTTGCCCCGAACCCGATCACTCACCACATGGATGCGATGAGTTGCACAGAGCCCAGTCCAGCGGAATTTGAAGAGGCTGCACGCCATGTGGTTTCCAGTCTCCCGAGCGAATTTCGTGAACAGCTCGCCCATGTCGCGCTCAAGGTCGATGAGTTTGCAAGCGCGGAACAGCTCGCGTCTGTCGACATCGCGAATCGGTGGGAACTAAGCGGCCTCTACGAAGGGGTGCCGCTAACAGAACGGTCGTCGTGGGCGAGCGGCGACATGCCGCCGGTGATCAGCCTGTTCCGTCAGCCGTTATTACTGGAAATGCGCGAGACAGGAGTGGGGTTCGAGGAGTTGGTCCGCCATGTGGTCATCCACGAGGCTGGCCATCACTTCGGTTTTTCCGATGACGAAATGCACGCGCTCGAAGACAGCGTGGGGGACTGCCCCTGA
- a CDS encoding hemerythrin domain-containing protein — protein MNQQATVLNRLKSDHDRQRELLDRIAETSGDTEKRRELFTELTKELKSHAAAEEQAVYSEMLADPEVSDETRHSVAEHHEIDEMLNDLAATDMSSPAWLQKFKQLDERYRHHINEEEEDHFPDFAEQIDDAMDKEMTDTFDERKKAEKEAAEITPEKMEDAKE, from the coding sequence ATGAACCAGCAAGCCACCGTCCTCAATCGACTCAAGTCCGACCACGATCGCCAACGCGAACTGCTCGATCGGATTGCCGAGACGAGCGGCGACACTGAAAAACGCCGCGAGCTTTTCACCGAACTGACCAAGGAATTGAAGAGTCACGCCGCTGCTGAAGAGCAGGCGGTCTATTCCGAAATGCTCGCCGACCCCGAAGTGAGCGACGAGACCCGCCATTCGGTCGCGGAACACCACGAGATCGACGAAATGCTCAACGATCTGGCCGCTACTGACATGAGCTCGCCGGCGTGGCTGCAGAAATTCAAGCAACTCGACGAGCGCTATCGTCACCATATCAATGAGGAAGAGGAAGATCACTTTCCCGATTTCGCCGAGCAGATCGACGATGCGATGGACAAGGAAATGACCGATACTTTCGACGAGCGGAAGAAGGCGGAAAAGGAAGCTGCCGAGATCACACCCGAAAAGATGGAAGACGCCAAGGAGTAA
- the folE gene encoding GTP cyclohydrolase I FolE: MNVHDHDEFDPENPLNKPDVPEDVQEAIRTILRWAGDDPEREGLIDTPKRVGRAWLEYCEGYQSDPAVHLSRVFEEVGGYDEIVLLKDIPFQSHCEHHMAPITGKAHIAYLPDKKVVGISKLARVLHGFARRLQIQERLTAEVAQCIWDNLEPQGVAVVIEAQHGCMTGRGVKTHGVEMTTSRMLGCFLEDPRSRKEVMSLMGY, translated from the coding sequence ATGAATGTGCATGATCACGATGAATTTGACCCGGAGAATCCCTTGAACAAGCCCGACGTGCCCGAAGATGTGCAGGAGGCGATCCGCACGATCCTGAGATGGGCAGGCGATGATCCCGAACGTGAAGGCCTGATCGACACCCCGAAGCGTGTGGGACGCGCATGGCTCGAGTATTGCGAAGGCTACCAGTCGGACCCGGCAGTACACCTCAGCCGGGTTTTCGAGGAGGTCGGTGGGTACGATGAGATCGTCCTGCTCAAGGACATTCCGTTCCAATCGCATTGTGAGCACCACATGGCGCCCATCACGGGCAAGGCGCATATCGCCTATCTGCCGGACAAGAAAGTTGTTGGAATATCGAAGCTTGCGCGCGTGCTGCATGGATTTGCGCGCCGTCTGCAGATCCAGGAACGGCTAACGGCCGAAGTCGCCCAGTGCATCTGGGACAATCTCGAACCGCAGGGTGTCGCCGTCGTGATTGAGGCGCAGCACGGTTGCATGACCGGCCGCGGCGTGAAGACCCACGGGGTGGAAATGACCACCAGCCGAATGCTCGGCTGCTTTCTCGAAGATCCACGCAGCCGCAAGGAAGTGATGAGCCTGATGGGTTACTGA
- a CDS encoding peroxiredoxin produces the protein MTISVGDRIPEVTLVKATPEGPQQVSSSEYFAGKRVALFSVPGAFTPTCSAKHLPGFVEKADELRAKGIDEIACTAVNDAFVMAEWNKLAGSADITMLADGNADFVEALGLTMDASGFGMGKRGQRFSLIVNDGVVEQLNVEDPGDFRVSSAEHMLAQL, from the coding sequence ATGACGATTTCGGTAGGCGACAGGATCCCCGAGGTGACACTGGTGAAAGCCACTCCCGAAGGTCCGCAGCAGGTTTCCTCGAGCGAATATTTCGCCGGCAAAAGGGTCGCATTGTTTTCGGTTCCGGGTGCCTTCACCCCCACCTGTTCGGCCAAGCACCTGCCCGGCTTTGTCGAGAAAGCCGACGAGCTGAGGGCCAAAGGTATCGACGAGATCGCCTGCACGGCTGTCAACGATGCCTTTGTGATGGCCGAGTGGAACAAGCTCGCCGGATCGGCGGACATCACCATGCTGGCAGACGGCAACGCCGACTTCGTCGAAGCACTTGGCCTCACCATGGACGCTTCGGGATTCGGCATGGGCAAGCGCGGTCAGCGGTTTTCGTTGATCGTCAACGATGGCGTGGTCGAGCAGCTCAATGTCGAGGATCCGGGCGACTTCCGCGTCTCCAGCGCGGAGCATATGCTCGCGCAACTCTAA
- the ahcY gene encoding adenosylhomocysteinase, with protein MATAALEHEYVVKDISLAQYGRDEIAIAETEMPGLMALREEYGSSQPLKGARITGSLHMTIQTAVLIETLVALGAQVRWATCNIFSTQDHAAAAIAAQGIPVFAIKGESLSDYWDYVGRIFDWSTEEDPDLTANMILDDGGDATMFALWGARIEAGEELPAPANAEEIEFQRALKAFVKAKPGYLTRSVKNIKGVSEETTTGVMRLYQIAKQGKLPFPAINVNDSVTKSKFDNLYGCKESLVDAIRRATDVMLAGKVACVAGYGDVGKGSAASLRDGGARVMVTEIDPICALQAAMDGYEVVSMEEATKRADIFVTATGNEDVITGEHMKNMKNMAIVCNIGHFDSEIQISALDNYEWKEIKEGTDMVTLPDGKNLLILAKGRLVNLGCATGHPSFVMSASFTNQTLAQIELFTKSDEYENDVYVLPKHLDEKVAALHLEKLGVELTKLSKKQADYIGVPVEGPFKPDHYRY; from the coding sequence ATGGCCACCGCCGCTCTCGAACACGAATACGTCGTCAAGGATATCTCTCTCGCCCAGTATGGCCGCGACGAGATCGCAATTGCCGAAACCGAAATGCCGGGCCTGATGGCGCTGCGCGAGGAATATGGTTCGTCGCAGCCGCTCAAGGGCGCGCGCATCACCGGTTCGCTGCACATGACGATCCAGACTGCGGTGCTGATCGAGACGCTGGTCGCGCTCGGCGCGCAGGTTCGCTGGGCAACCTGCAACATCTTTTCGACGCAGGACCACGCGGCGGCCGCAATCGCCGCTCAGGGCATCCCGGTCTTTGCGATCAAGGGCGAGAGCCTGTCCGATTACTGGGATTATGTCGGACGCATCTTCGACTGGTCTACCGAAGAGGATCCCGACCTCACCGCCAACATGATCCTCGACGATGGCGGCGATGCGACGATGTTTGCCCTTTGGGGCGCGCGGATCGAGGCGGGCGAGGAATTGCCGGCTCCTGCAAATGCTGAGGAAATCGAGTTCCAGCGCGCGCTCAAGGCGTTCGTGAAGGCAAAGCCCGGCTACCTGACCCGCAGCGTGAAGAACATCAAGGGTGTCTCGGAAGAGACGACGACCGGCGTGATGCGGCTCTACCAGATCGCCAAGCAAGGCAAACTTCCGTTCCCGGCGATCAACGTGAACGATTCCGTGACCAAGTCGAAGTTCGACAACCTTTACGGATGCAAGGAATCGCTGGTCGACGCGATCCGCCGCGCCACCGACGTGATGCTGGCCGGCAAGGTCGCCTGCGTTGCCGGCTATGGCGATGTCGGTAAGGGATCAGCTGCTTCGCTGCGCGACGGCGGTGCCCGCGTGATGGTGACCGAAATCGACCCGATCTGCGCGCTGCAGGCGGCGATGGACGGCTACGAAGTCGTTTCGATGGAAGAGGCGACCAAGCGCGCCGACATTTTCGTGACCGCCACCGGCAACGAAGACGTCATCACCGGCGAGCACATGAAGAACATGAAAAACATGGCGATCGTGTGCAACATCGGCCACTTCGACAGCGAGATCCAGATTTCCGCGCTCGACAACTACGAGTGGAAGGAAATCAAGGAAGGCACCGATATGGTGACGCTGCCCGACGGCAAGAACTTGCTGATTCTTGCCAAGGGCCGCCTCGTGAACCTCGGCTGCGCCACCGGCCACCCGAGCTTCGTCATGAGCGCCAGCTTCACCAACCAGACGCTCGCCCAGATCGAGCTGTTCACCAAGTCGGACGAATACGAAAACGACGTCTACGTGCTGCCCAAGCACCTCGACGAGAAGGTCGCGGCGCTGCACCTCGAAAAGCTGGGTGTCGAACTCACCAAGCTGTCGAAAAAGCAGGCCGACTATATCGGTGTACCAGTGGAAGGCCCGTTCAAGCCGGATCACTATCGCTATTGA
- a CDS encoding PAS domain-containing sensor histidine kinase — translation MELSPLALTLIGLLLAAWTVAAALMVLRAGAKTRRAKALQTSLGRMQRMMDGAPAIPMLVRVDGRIEAPERLARWLGLDAMPKYLSELAGGEDKGSGLSQKQVEELSEHVRVTQKSATPFRLVVTPPGSGKSLAMQGTLADSQISPGGAALVWVFDFSESEGELARLRKATSQAESDFAALVGLIEAAPVPMWFRGRDMRLGLVNQAYVDAVGAVDAAEVIEKQIELLEAEDGMTPQQAARAVFESEQIDERITAATIDGARRTLRVRNQPLGREGVTGYAIDIEEQQQVRREFRAFRDAQRAMLDQLSVGVAQFDSEERLTFANTPFRRLFDLPEGAVREATPFERFLTEAREKGCTPEVRDFPEWRREHAAWFDQADMQEEAWPLPGGTHLRIVAQPMPDGGLVLIAEDRTESLALSATRDTLLRTRTATLDSLFEALAIFAPDGSVQLWNRSFAGTWGLTSDFLDTHPSADALLEAIGANLAHPAQASRIGDVVRAATLDRREKEGQLKLADGRTLRFAGVPLPDGNGLLTVLDITDSQKAEQALRDRAEALEEADAVKARFLANMSYEFRTPLTTIGGYAELLKSGAAGALDEGVNEYLDAILVAVARLTEQVENVLDLSQSEAGLLPINKEEIDLVGFLTKLVRERESAIIKGGLGLDLKGKRGRKVQADPRQFGRAVGNLLDNAIAGTGEGGHILIEVFKPDSDSEWEASFAIADNGAGMSEEALERALDGGRSGGDGGHEKRTGLGIPLARQLIAAHGGQLEISSQEGVGTTAVIHLP, via the coding sequence ATGGAGCTTTCGCCGCTTGCCCTTACGCTAATAGGCCTGCTGCTCGCCGCGTGGACCGTCGCGGCGGCGCTGATGGTCTTGCGTGCAGGAGCCAAGACCCGGCGGGCGAAGGCGCTTCAGACCTCGCTCGGACGGATGCAGCGCATGATGGACGGCGCGCCAGCAATTCCGATGCTTGTACGAGTCGATGGCCGGATCGAGGCGCCTGAACGGCTCGCGCGCTGGCTCGGACTAGACGCGATGCCCAAATATCTGAGCGAACTTGCGGGGGGCGAGGATAAGGGCAGCGGCCTGTCGCAAAAGCAGGTCGAAGAGCTTTCCGAGCATGTGAGGGTGACCCAGAAGAGCGCTACCCCGTTCAGGCTGGTCGTCACACCGCCCGGATCAGGCAAGAGCCTCGCGATGCAAGGTACTCTCGCCGACTCGCAGATTTCTCCGGGTGGTGCGGCGCTGGTTTGGGTGTTCGACTTCAGCGAAAGCGAGGGTGAACTAGCGCGCCTGCGCAAGGCGACCTCTCAGGCGGAAAGCGACTTTGCGGCGCTGGTCGGCCTCATCGAAGCCGCGCCGGTACCGATGTGGTTTCGCGGCCGCGACATGCGATTGGGGCTCGTCAACCAGGCCTATGTCGATGCCGTCGGCGCGGTCGATGCTGCCGAAGTGATCGAGAAACAGATTGAGCTGCTCGAAGCAGAAGACGGCATGACACCGCAGCAGGCCGCGCGCGCTGTATTCGAAAGCGAACAAATCGATGAGCGTATAACGGCAGCGACGATCGACGGGGCGCGCAGGACCTTGCGAGTCAGGAACCAGCCGCTCGGTCGCGAAGGCGTGACCGGTTACGCAATCGATATCGAGGAGCAGCAGCAGGTCCGCCGCGAGTTTCGCGCGTTCCGCGATGCGCAGCGCGCCATGCTCGACCAGCTTTCGGTCGGCGTCGCCCAGTTCGACAGCGAAGAAAGGCTCACCTTCGCCAATACGCCCTTCCGACGCCTGTTCGATCTCCCCGAAGGCGCGGTACGTGAGGCTACTCCGTTCGAGCGCTTCCTTACAGAGGCTCGCGAGAAGGGCTGCACGCCCGAAGTGCGCGACTTCCCCGAATGGCGGCGCGAGCATGCGGCGTGGTTCGACCAGGCCGACATGCAGGAAGAGGCATGGCCGCTCCCGGGTGGCACGCATCTGCGCATCGTCGCGCAGCCCATGCCCGATGGCGGTCTCGTCTTGATCGCTGAAGACCGAACCGAAAGCCTTGCCCTTTCGGCGACGCGTGACACGCTCCTGCGCACCCGCACCGCGACGCTCGACAGCCTGTTCGAGGCACTGGCGATCTTCGCGCCGGATGGATCGGTACAACTATGGAACCGCAGTTTTGCAGGGACATGGGGTTTGACGAGCGACTTCCTCGATACCCATCCGAGCGCGGATGCTTTGCTTGAAGCCATCGGCGCGAACCTCGCGCATCCCGCGCAGGCGAGCCGAATCGGCGACGTGGTGCGCGCAGCCACTCTCGACCGGCGGGAGAAGGAGGGGCAGCTCAAGCTTGCCGATGGACGCACGCTTCGTTTTGCAGGTGTGCCGCTGCCCGATGGCAACGGACTCCTTACCGTACTCGACATAACCGACTCGCAGAAAGCCGAGCAGGCTCTGCGCGATCGGGCCGAGGCGCTGGAAGAGGCGGACGCTGTGAAGGCGCGCTTCCTTGCCAACATGTCTTACGAATTCCGCACACCGCTGACCACGATCGGCGGCTATGCCGAGCTGCTCAAGAGCGGCGCAGCCGGTGCCCTGGACGAAGGGGTGAACGAATATCTCGACGCGATCCTCGTCGCTGTGGCCCGGCTCACCGAGCAGGTCGAAAACGTGCTCGACCTTTCCCAAAGCGAAGCCGGATTGCTGCCGATAAACAAGGAGGAGATCGACCTCGTCGGATTCCTCACGAAGCTGGTTCGCGAACGCGAGAGCGCGATCATCAAGGGCGGGCTAGGTCTTGATCTCAAGGGCAAGCGAGGCCGCAAGGTCCAGGCCGATCCTCGCCAATTCGGACGCGCGGTGGGTAACTTACTCGACAACGCGATCGCAGGAACCGGAGAGGGCGGCCATATTCTGATCGAAGTCTTCAAGCCAGATTCCGATAGCGAATGGGAGGCCAGCTTCGCCATCGCCGACAATGGGGCTGGTATGAGCGAGGAAGCGCTCGAGCGGGCGCTCGACGGCGGACGTTCTGGCGGGGATGGTGGGCACGAAAAGCGCACCGGTCTCGGCATCCCGCTCGCACGGCAATTGATCGCGGCGCATGGTGGTCAGCTTGAGATCTCAAGCCAGGAAGGCGTGGGAACGACCGCAGTGATCCACCTGCCGTGA
- the tsaE gene encoding tRNA (adenosine(37)-N6)-threonylcarbamoyltransferase complex ATPase subunit type 1 TsaE translates to MIEEKRFDLPDIASMERFGTAIAERLRAGDVVALEGGLGAGKTTLARAIIAALGYEREVPSPTFTIIETYDAPPLRLPVVHADFYRLEDPSELGEIGLDDYRDGAALIAEWPDHAGGFTHEAGCLSILLETAGEGRIAIARGAADWLGRMP, encoded by the coding sequence GTGATCGAAGAGAAACGTTTCGACCTGCCGGATATTGCAAGCATGGAGCGGTTCGGCACGGCAATCGCCGAGCGACTACGCGCAGGCGACGTCGTGGCGCTTGAAGGCGGGCTGGGGGCGGGCAAGACCACGCTCGCTCGCGCCATCATCGCCGCGCTCGGCTACGAACGCGAAGTGCCTTCTCCGACCTTCACGATCATCGAGACTTACGACGCACCACCGCTACGCCTGCCTGTCGTCCATGCGGATTTCTACCGCCTCGAAGACCCGTCCGAACTCGGGGAAATCGGGCTTGACGATTACCGTGACGGCGCCGCGTTGATCGCCGAATGGCCAGACCACGCTGGGGGCTTCACGCATGAGGCAGGATGCCTTTCGATCCTGTTGGAAACCGCTGGCGAAGGGAGAATTGCGATTGCGAGAGGCGCTGCGGATTGGTTAGGACGCATGCCATGA
- a CDS encoding aminoglycoside phosphotransferase family protein → MTELPAGLHEFLSKAGWEGAEIDPIPGDASFRRYFRVRRPSGERAMLMHAPPPHEDPAPFLLVAQWLSNHGLRAPEILAQNPREGWVLTEDFGNDRMRDWLDENPDGEESAYAGAIDALVELHRQEPGPFSPYDMPTYLRETSLLTEWYAPAVGLDVDVSGYDAAWSEALEPMLARQKPGVTVLRDYHAENIMLLGDPRMGAPQGLIDFQDALVGHPAYDLVSLLQDARRDVSEDLERAMLSRYAGRAGANEHFEADYARLGAQRNAKIVGIFTRLYKRDGKPRYLDMIPRVWAAMERDLAHPALGPVADWFARNIPDDLRKSGGGTIK, encoded by the coding sequence ATGACCGAATTGCCTGCGGGCCTTCACGAATTTCTGTCCAAGGCTGGTTGGGAAGGGGCCGAAATCGACCCGATCCCGGGCGACGCCTCGTTCCGCCGCTATTTTCGTGTCCGAAGGCCTTCGGGTGAGCGCGCCATGCTCATGCACGCGCCGCCACCGCACGAGGATCCTGCGCCGTTTCTCCTTGTAGCCCAGTGGCTGAGCAACCACGGCCTTCGCGCGCCGGAAATCCTTGCGCAGAACCCGCGCGAAGGCTGGGTGTTGACCGAGGATTTCGGCAATGACCGGATGCGCGACTGGCTCGACGAAAACCCCGACGGTGAAGAAAGTGCCTATGCAGGCGCAATCGATGCGCTGGTCGAGTTGCATCGTCAGGAGCCGGGACCGTTCTCGCCATATGACATGCCGACTTACCTGAGGGAAACGAGCCTCCTCACCGAGTGGTATGCTCCGGCCGTCGGGCTCGACGTGGATGTCTCAGGTTACGATGCGGCATGGAGCGAGGCGCTGGAGCCGATGCTCGCCCGCCAAAAACCCGGCGTGACCGTGCTGCGCGATTATCACGCGGAAAACATCATGTTGCTCGGCGATCCGCGGATGGGCGCACCCCAAGGCCTGATCGATTTCCAGGATGCGCTGGTCGGTCATCCCGCTTACGATCTCGTGTCGCTGCTTCAGGACGCACGCCGCGATGTGAGTGAGGACCTGGAAAGAGCGATGCTCTCCCGCTACGCCGGACGTGCTGGCGCGAACGAGCACTTCGAAGCCGATTACGCCCGCCTCGGCGCCCAGCGCAACGCCAAGATCGTGGGTATCTTCACACGGCTCTACAAACGCGACGGCAAGCCACGCTACCTCGACATGATCCCACGCGTATGGGCGGCGATGGAGCGTGATCTCGCGCATCCAGCCCTCGGGCCGGTGGCGGACTGGTTTGCGCGCAACATCCCGGATGATCTGCGCAAGAGCGGCGGGGGAACGATCAAGTGA
- a CDS encoding nucleotidyltransferase family protein, with the protein MVMAAGLGKRMRPLTASQPKPLVRVAGKPLIDHALDRLAESGVERAVVNVHYLADALEAHVLERERPKVVISDERDELLETGGGMIKAMPNLPDPFFCLNADNIWLDGPRDAFRDLSERWDADRMDALLLVVSHARAANFAGAGDFYMDAAGKLSRRKPGRIAPFIYTGIQLVSHRLLRDAPEGKFSTNILWNRAIEEGRLYGLSFTGNWFEVGTPDAIGPTEDALKRG; encoded by the coding sequence ATGGTCATGGCGGCGGGCCTCGGAAAACGCATGCGTCCGCTTACCGCGTCGCAGCCAAAGCCTCTGGTTCGGGTTGCGGGGAAGCCCCTGATCGACCACGCGCTCGACCGGCTCGCCGAGAGCGGTGTGGAGCGCGCGGTGGTGAACGTCCACTACCTCGCCGACGCGCTCGAGGCGCATGTGCTGGAACGCGAACGGCCCAAGGTTGTCATATCTGACGAGCGGGATGAATTGCTCGAGACAGGTGGCGGCATGATCAAGGCAATGCCGAACCTGCCCGACCCGTTCTTCTGCCTCAATGCCGACAATATCTGGCTCGATGGCCCGCGCGATGCCTTCCGAGACCTGTCGGAACGTTGGGACGCCGACCGGATGGACGCGCTTCTGCTCGTGGTCAGCCATGCGCGCGCAGCAAATTTTGCAGGCGCCGGTGACTTTTACATGGACGCCGCCGGCAAGCTTTCACGCCGCAAGCCGGGCCGGATCGCACCGTTCATTTACACCGGCATCCAGCTGGTCTCGCACCGTCTCTTGCGAGACGCGCCGGAAGGAAAGTTTTCGACCAACATCCTCTGGAACCGCGCGATCGAGGAAGGGCGGCTCTACGGCCTGTCCTTCACCGGCAACTGGTTCGAAGTGGGCACGCCGGATGCGATCGGTCCGACCGAAGACGCCTTGAAGCGTGGGTGA